The sequence ttatgatatgcaatgaatgaattaatgcatgtaatgtagtcatgatttttggggtacataGATGGTAACTCTTGTcgtcttccttgattaaatcatggatgcaaaatcgagtgtctacacaCACATTTCACACTTTTTCAGTTTCACACAAAGCTTGCGCCTCTACCTCTACCCTTTCAGCTTTTCTCTGCCTTTGACTATGcctttactcttttcttttatcttctctTCTTAGTTCTTTCAGTCCTTAAATCTTCAAACCaatctttctctttctcggcatatATGCTCCACACTCCACACTCTACTGCTCTGCTTTCTCACTTCTCTGTTTTGGTGGTCTTTAAAGCTAATTAAGTTGGTCTTGCTAGCTACTATTGGGTGGCCTTCCTATATACCGGTGTAGGACAATGAATTGTACAGTCAATATTCAAATTAGCTGACTTTATTGGCTTTTGCATCATTAGTAAAGCTGATTAAGATGGTTTGCTAgcttacttgttttgtttttttaagatctatctctttttgaagttgtaaacttgtaattataTGCATTTTGACAACGAACTATTAACATTAGAGACTTTTTCCATCATGAATTTAtgactataaataatttttgtcatgctcaaaattgtcaaaattgaAAGGATATTAACAAATGGCATTAAGTGCAATTCATTtccttaattgattttattcattctctctaaacaggttgttattgatttgtttttgtaattgaaataagaaaaagcttgtttgaaaaatacgggtcaacccgacccgcccTGCGACCCAATTGACTCGTTTAAAAATGACCCGATTGGACCCGTAATCCAATTGACCTATTTAAAAATAACCCGTTTTGCCACATCTAGTCTCACAATAGTATTATGGTGCATTCTTAAGAAATTGGTGTAATCACAATAGCATAAAAGTTCATAACGGTTTGTTTTTTGTAGATGTGAAAATGCCATATTCAAGTAACAGACTTGCCCAAGGGGTGCTAGGGCCTTTACCCCACCCAAGTTcccaagttttaaaaaaaaaaaatatatattattcaaattcaaaattttataactcTAAACTCAAtacctttttttaataatgaaaagTAACTTTTAACCTTCCTAATGTAGTCAACAATAAACAAATTTGAAcatctataatctataatttataatacaTATAAAATCAAAGACGTTTAACCTTCGATTGGCCTCAGAATATTGTGCCACATATGAATTTGAGGTCTTACCATTTTACAcgtaattattttaatatgtatatcttttaatcagttcaaattatattatattcttaaacTCTTCATTAGAATCTTGccaaatcatttttaaaaaaagttagaaTATATAGTTTCATCTATAAACATAATCATAacatcttctccaaaaaagaaaatcataacaAATATTTAATGCTAGAATATATAGTTTCGTATACAAATACAATTGTAATAaatgtttattaataattattgtaGGGATAAAGGGCCCAAATATGAGTATTGAGCCGTGAGTTGTGTTTGAGGACATCAAGTAGTCTGAGGACAGGTAATAATGACGGAGGTCTACAGGACAATGGTCTGTGGAAGGAGTTTGGTCATGAGGAATTGGAAGTGTTGTCCGAGGAGAAGTACCTCCTCAGCTAAACAAAGTAAAGGTTATAAGTCCgacttttcataaaaaataaggcAACAGACGATCATACTGGCAAGGAGAAGCATTAGGTGGGGATAAGACAAAAAAGAGTTGGGAAATATCTTAGAAGAAAGCTGGTACTACcacattgaatactctgcaacTAACCtcctggctgcattaatgtggaggtgatacctaaaTAGTAACgttcaaccttacagctacccacaaagacttcaagaaggtgctgatgggacaagtatcaaagCTAGCAATCTAATCTATACATGGAGGGCGGAGATGAAGTAAGGAAGGAgaatataaagaagaaagatCCCACTGCAAAGGGATCATCAGATAATTGGTAGAAAAATCACTATACGCTCAAGAACTATAGTTTTGTACAGgtctaagagaaatatatataagaacaacCTTACTCGGACTTGACCGAGGAGGACTTTTCTTGTCCAAACTATTCGTTTATGCTTTCCAGCAACAACTAACCTATTATGATTATTGTCCACCTCACTTATTGGAAGTTCAGTTTCAAATCCATTCTTtgcaaattcattgttttgggctctttgggccatTGACCTTATTTTTGGGCTTTGGAAGCAAAACGTATCCTTACAATTATCATAAATATCAACTTTTatattctaataaaattaaaaaagaaaaaaaaatcatattatattaaattttctcaTGCAATGCACAATTACCAACTAGTGATATATTATAGCAATATCTCCTAATCAATGTGCCAAATTTTATATGttatctttaaaagaaaattacaaaaccatATACCTTTTGAGGTCGTTTACAACTAACACTAATATTGATacttttaagttaaaatgaaataaacaagtCATACAATGTCTTTAGAAAATCAAGGCATAGAtagaacattttaaaattttgagaatacAATCATACaagttaatttaattttttcattttacttttaagtatTCAAATAGATATTTGAAATATCTTACATTTATATTAATCTTTTAACTTCATATGTTAATGAccatttatttgttatttgttatttatttatttgaaagataTGTTTATAGTCAATTAATTTGTGAAGAAGCTTAAGTGTAAGTGTGTAACAATATTATACTAACTCTAATACTaggctagaaaaaaaaaattaaaacaaaacacgAAAAATACATATTATAACTTACTTGAACTTacatttacattatatttttttatgttaatcaaatattttgtttaataaattaaataattttttattctattaataaatattttttgaaattttgttttcaattttttctctaatATAATTTTCCTCCTCCCAACCAAAAATCTAGCTTTGTCAATGGTAAAAGGTATAAgccgaaaataataataattgtagaGATAAAGGGCCCAAATATGAGTATTGGGTTGTAGGCCGTGTCCGAGGACATCAAATAGTCTGATGACAGGTAATAATGACAGAGGTCTACAGGACAATGTTTCATGGAAGGAGTTTGGTTATGAGGAATTGGAAGTGTTGTCCGAGGAGAAGTACCTCCTCGGCTAGACAAAGTAGAGGTCATAAGTCCGacctttcataaaaaaataaggcaACAAACGATCATACTGACAAGGAGAAGCATTAGATGGGGATAAGACAAAAAAGAGTTGGGAAATATTTGAGAAGAAAGCTATAACTACCGTATTGAATGCTCTACAACTAACCTCCTGGCCACATGAATGTGGAGGTGATTACCTGAACAGTAACATTCAGCCTTACTGCTACCCAcaaagacttcaagaaggtgctgataggacaagtatcaaaaCCAGCAATCAAATCTACACGTGGAAGGCAAAGATGAAGTAAGGAAGGAgaatataaagaagaaagattCCACTGCAAAGGGATCATCAGATAATTGGTAGAAAAATCACTGTACACTCAAGAACTGTAGTTTTGTATAAgtctaagagaaatatatatatataaaagcaaccTTCCTCAAACTTGACCGAGGAGGACTTTTCTTTTCCAAACTATTTGTTTACGCTTTCCAGTAACAACTAACTTATTGTGATTATTGTCCACCTCAATCATTGAAAGTTCAGTTTCAAACCCactttttataaattcattattttgagcTCTTTGGGCCATTGACCTTacttttgggttttgggagcAAAACGAttccttacaataataataataatttaaagtCCTTCTCAAgctaaactaaaaacaatatcCACGGATGAGAATTTAGGAAGtacttttgataaataaaaacaaaatggatTCTTTAAATGACATGATTTGGAAATGTTGGGTTATTTACAATTCTCTCCTTAATTATTGGGTCATTTgcactttttttcctttaactaTTGAATCATTTGACTATTGAATCATTTACGATTCTCCTCTCCaaggtattttagtaatttcattgtggaatattttagaaatcaaaagATTTAGTCATGTGTTAACATGTTAATTAGCAGTATTTCATTTTCAACAGTTAAGGGGAGATATTacttaattttattgtttagggAGAGATTTGTGAATTATCCCATAAATAAAGGttttttccaaagaaaattGATTTACTTTTAATCAAAATGACTAAGTTTATATTacgttcttcttctttctttttaaactattttttcttaaatgatGTGCACATATAACATGGttaattttgatataaaaaaatcaaatgacaaaatttatataaatatatatatatatatatatatataaatcccCACAAACTATgtcattttaagttattttcttattattattgtttataacAGTCAGTAATTCATGTAATGCACGGAAAtgacataatataatttttcctcttattcatttttttgtttaattatgaaatttgatcATAATGGTAGTtaagaataaatatttattataattgtatttgtatatagaaatatatatcATAGCCTCaggtatttattatgattgtatttgtatatggaatatacattctttctttttctttttttcttttttttttgagagagattttctttttctttttctttttaagaaaagaaatatacattcttctattataaatatagaatagaatttaaattcagttcaattaaaaaatatatagtagaATATTATAGGCTTATGTGCCACAATATTACGaggtcaattaaaaaaaagaattcaattatatatatatatatatatatatattatagattatagataataatattatgcatttatataatattaacgGTCACTTTGATCATCGTTGGATTTTCACTAACACTTCTAACATCGAGTTGAtactttggattttttaaaaagcacCTACAGCTAAATTGAAAATGATatgaatttaagattaaaataaaacaagagaGGAAAAGtgaccttgatgatcaattgcCACTCCtttttttcatccttatttATAGCTTCGAAAGCATACCCACTTCTTTTAGTCTTCTTGATGATCAATTGCCACTCcttgttatcaatttttatttttattaatagtaTGCCTGTGTGATACACAAATTAActaaaattcatatgtaaaaatatattttttaaaaggtcaTAAATATTGGTGAAacgaataataataaaataaataacaaaataaaaaattaccataAGTTATATGATAGGAGGtaatcatgtaatttttttttttattaaagctaaaaaaattatggaagatGAAtagaataatttaaaataaataaagaaacttAGTTTCTTTTAAAGATTGAAACAGTAATTTTAAACTTATTAGAAGTACggtaataaaatttcatttagaGTAGAATTAacttgccaagagccttgtagttgTAGGGTTTAGAAGAAAAAGAGTTTGAGCTGCAGGGTTAGCAGCATACGCAGAATATTGTAACtatatatctcaaaaaataaaataaaaaagagtaaaattaacttaataattttaatgtatttatagTTTGGTGAGCATTCTTTATTATACGTGTGACAtaagaagaagagaatattCACTTATCACAGCCATGATTTCTAAGACACCAGTCtatgatttttattaatgatAAGTTACTGAAATGAACATCTACACTGTGCTTATAAGTTTGAATTGAAAAGCAAAAGACAATGAATGGATTTGTTCAGTTATGCCCAGAGGTTGGTATGTTCTACACTACTACAGCCAAATATGTTTTCGTATACTTCAATTTTAGATGGCGATTGCCcctaatatataaataaacgtTTGGTTAGTCAACTATTTTGAATTGGCTTGGTCATTCTGAAGACAGCAGaacttcaatttatttttaattaaatggtaTGACGTAGAGTATGTTTGTCTATTTAGCACCAACTTATTTGACAAATATTCTTATatacaaagtaaaataaataaataattttttttaaaagtcgtACATTTtgtacattaattttttttttaaagttaaatgctaaataaaaaagggaaatgttaactaATGTCTCCAAGGACATTGgtttaagaattatttttaaaaacattttattagaaaaataataaaacaataaatattgtttacaattttttatattttaataaaagtggtgtcaaaatttactaataaaaaaaatggatacaACTAGACATGTTGGTGTGTCACTAAAATCTATAGAAATAAATATAGATAGCCACCGTTCCATCTTAAGTTGCATactaagagtgcgtttggaAACAGTTtttaacattgttttttttttttttttttacacttttttaaaaacttttttttttctgaatttttttaaattttcaaatattttcaaGGTACAAGTTTACTTTAgcatactttcaacaaaaatatttagcaaaaagttagataaactgtttccagttaactcaattggtaaagttttttgttctcgaataagagatctaaagttttatcattgtttattaaaaaaatcaattggtttattgatctgatgataaataAGGAGCCAACGCCATTAGACTTTATTTCTCTTTATAGCATGGAAAATGAAGAGTTCCCTTCTTTCTatatttgataaaattatagtaatttttataacaaaatttgccaattttAGTGGAAGGGTAGTAATATTAGTAGAGAAAATTGTTTGCTACCAAGGCTTTGTCAGCAACTGACTACAGCGGTGGAAGTCACCACTTTCACACACCGACACTCACGCGCATTCATTTAAATGGtccgttttctttttttctttttttttaaatttcatttttctagcCTTCAATGTTGATAGTTTTATCTTATATTCCCAACTAAGTCCATTATGGatgtttcctaaaaaaaaaaaagaaaaaaaaaaaaaaaggtccattATTTGTCTTGCCAGCTGTAATTAGCCAAATTATGTCCCAGACTTCCAGTTCTAGCAAAAAGGATAAAAATGAGAGACGAGATctgaaatttgttttgttttattttttctgtgtgtgggtattttttttttttaaggaaaataagGGTAATTTGCAATTTCAATCGAAGAGAAATATCATAATGTTAAAAAGGGTAAGAGCAACATCATTTATTGTAACTCAAGTTGTTACAACTACAACTTGGCAACTTTTAGATGATTAATGAATATAGTTCTCAAACAACTTACTACTACATTTTATCTAAGTTTGTCTTTGGGATGTTTTTGAAGTTCTTAACCACAAGCATTCATTTAATAATTGGTAAACATTCATCATATGAATGGATTGGCCTCCTTTGGAATGAGTTGTAGAATGAAAATGCAATAGGTTTGTGAAAGATTTGAGCTTTGAAACAGAGTAACTTGCTTAGTAATGGTAGTTTTCAAAGCCTAAATTGTTGAAGGGTGAGGAGTGAGCATAAACTTGCAAATATAATGTTTTGTGCACTAGAAAAAGGTGTGAATTTATGAACTCTAATGTGCTTAATTAGTCACACTCAGGCATTAAGTATAAGTAGATTTTGgctttgttgattttgtttttatttttggatggaTTTGGCCTTTCTAattgaatatttgaatatttgaatatgTCGATATTATGTGTTAGTTTCAAGTGTCAGCCATTGGTGCTTGGTCTCTTCCATCTCATACTATTCAATTTCAATGCACGATATCCGTGATCATTTGCTGTTTGCTTCTACCTCTCCAATTTAATATTCAATTACTCACATCGCAGACTTAGTCTTACTTTGAGGAAATCAATGTTTAAATCCTCACTTTTTTTCCACCATGTAAGCAAATGAAATCGTTGAAAATTAAGCCATATCTTGTGATTATTATAAAGGCGACAACAACATAGCTTTGGTTGTCACAACTAGTTTTTGCCTTTGACTTGGTTTATAGCTTTATACCACAAATTAAGGTGGATTGAAATAAGTTGGAGTGGGTAATGAGTCCTTTTAGTTTTACGATAATGGTAAACGACTAGGTCagattataatttcttttaccAATAGGCATATCCATagtctaattatatatattttactgcAGCAGGCAAAAGTTAGAATGGACACTGAggataatttaataatttaatccaTAAGAATGTTTAATACAATCTTTTTCAACTGTGAAACAGAATGACCTTGATATATATGTTGCTTTTCTAAGTTTGACAGAGCACTATATCTACAGATAAATTATATGTGAGAATAGCTACGAATCTAGAGAAGATTTCCTGTTCTCTGCAAAATTGGAaatcaaatcttaaaaaaaaaaaaaaaaagttaaaactaatGAATAAAATGTGAGGGGCAGGGGCCTCATTACCTTTTAGCAAAGTTAAGGTCTTAAGGTCATAACTTCTTCAGCAACTTGCTAAAGTGGCAAGTTTtgattggatgaaaattaattttacatGGATTTGTCACTGACGCCACTTTATTATGTACCAATTACAACATGCCACCTTAATAGTTGTGaaaaagttatgaaattttttgtgtcacTAGATGTATTATTAAGAAGATAAGACAGAAATTAGGTGAACTTCTTGGTAGTGTCTTTTGATATGCATAGCAGATAACACTGCCTCAACAGGTCAACATTTGCTAGTTTGAAGATGAAAAATGGTTGTCACATTAAGTTTACATCTGAGTATTAGAAATATTGATTAAATCATTTGATTCTTATTTCTTAGTTCTTACCTTAAAAACAAACAACTACATGAATGTCATACCTGCCCTTCTCTAGCAAAATCCAAATTCTCTTCAGAGAAGAAACCTACAAGAAAGAAAACCATTTGCTTCCCATTTTGTCTATGAGATAACAATATGGAGCTTTGATGGAAGACAAGAAAGCAAATATCGTTGCTGTTACAACAGTGATCTCCCTCATCATTCTTATCATTGTTGCTCGTGTCCTTCTCAAACTTTCCAAGGCTTTCTTTCTCATTTGTGGAGCAGGTATAGCAGTGATCCTTGCTGTCTTTGCATACCTAGTAATCAGGAGACAATACAATCGAAGGAGACAGTTGTTGGAATCAAAACTGATATCTGAAGGAAGAGAGCTTCGTATTGAGTACAGTTTTCTCAGGAAAGTTGCTGGAGTTCCAACAAAGTTTAGATACAAGGAGCTAGAGGAAGCAACAGACAATTTCCATTCATTGTTAGGCCAAGGAGCTTCTGCAACAGTTTTCAAAGGAATACTAAATGATGGGACTGCTGTTGCAGTGAAGAGGATTAATGGAGAGGAGCGCGGGGAGAAGGAGTTTAGATCAGAAGTTGCGGCCATTGCAAGTGTGCAACATGTAAATCTACTGCACCTTCTTGGCTATTGTTGTGTTCCTGGGGAACCTCGCTTCCTTGTTTATGAGTTTATACCAAATGGTTCATTGGATTGTTGGATTTTCCCCAGAAGGGGAAGGCACAACCGGCGTGGGGGGTGCTTGTCTTGGGACTTAAGGTATAGAGTTGCCATTGATGTTGCTAAAGCACTGTCTTACTTGCATCATGACTGCCGTTCAAGGGTCCTACACCTTGATGTCAAGCCAGAAAATATACTTCTTGATGAGAATTATAGAGCAATTGTTGGAGATTTTGGTCTCTCAAAGCTTATGGGAAAAGATGAGAGTAGAGTTGTCACAAATATCCGGGGGACTAAAGGTTACTTGGCCCCAGAGTGGCTATTGGAGCAAGGAATATCTGAGAAATGTGATATCTATAGCTATGGCATGGTTCTTCTAGAGATGATTGGAGGTCGGAGAAATATTTGCTTGGTAGAAAATGGTAAGGACAAGTCTGAAAGGAAATGGATATATTTCCCAAAAATTGTGAACGAAAAATTGGGGGAAGGGAAGCTTATGGAAGTTGTTGATCCAAGGCTAGTACATGGTGGAGGCATTGATGAGGGGGAGGTAAGAAGATTGGTTTATGTAGCCTTGTGGTGCATACAAGAGAGGGCTAGAATGAGGCCTAGCATGGCTCGTGTGGTTGAGATGCTTGAAGGTCGAGTGGCTGTGGATGCGCCCCCTGATTCCAAAATGATCGTTGTTGATTTATTGTCAATGGATCATGAAGAGCAGCCAGATGGCCGTGACAGGCCAAAGGTTGCTGCAATAGCACCAATCCTAGTAGATAGTAGTTGTCCTACCACATCTACATGCTCTTTTGCCATGTCAGTTCTATCTCCACGGTAAGCTCCAAGAACAGCAAAGCTTACTCCATCAGGAATCTTAACTTGAttgattcaattaaaaattaaggtATCATCTTTTActttgaagttcaatttttttccttggcAAATGCTTACACAGAGTATGAACATATTTCCCTAGTTTGTACACAATAAACTTCAATAGATTATCTGCATTAGTGTATCTTTCGTTCTCATAGCAAATGTACTGACTGGAAATTGAGAATTGGAACTAATTAATCtgtttcacattttttataGGATAATCTTTAAGAACATCATTACATTAGAAAACTAGTTTTGGGTTGGTATATGCAAGTAAATGAAGGCTGAGAGCCCCAaatgagttttgaaaattaGGCATTCGAGAACAACACTCACGTGCTTAACCATCACACTTGGGGGCACATTCTACCAATTGACTTTGTAATTCTTGACAATATGAGCTTGATGTCTTTTAAATGAGTGGATCACCCATTGAAATACTAAATTTTCAATGATTCCAggaacatttattattattattatttttttgtgggcTGATTTTCTGCACATATTACTTATCAGGTTCTCTCTTAGGAGGAACTATTATCTTTGACCTTGAACTTGTCTCTTGACTGATGGTTTTAATATTTCTCATTTGGTGGCTttaatattcaacaaaaagaattgtattttaaatttttttgaagtctTTGATTGGAGGACTTTGACTATTGAAAAAACACAAGTTCGAAGTAAATTTCAGTCTACTTGCGGAGATGGGACAATTTATAAAATGATATTAGAGAAATGAAACTTTGGAATCTTAGACTACCATTCCAACCCACATTAAGATTATATACATATGTATAATATGGggttctttcctttttattttctcatctACCAACCGGAGCATCATGGGACAGCAGGGAAAGAATGACTTATAGCCTTATAGGTAATCATATTTTAGAACAAAGTTACTCATAAACCGAAGGCTAActtttaataaaactttttttgtcCAAGTTGCACAAAGTTTTGACTTGGTTTGGAATTATGTATGGAATCTGCAACTGCATGCATAGACGCGTTTATCTGTCACTATTTGTTAATGCTTTCGGATTCCATGCTCTACCCACTTATTTTCAACAcggtttccaaaaaaaaaaaaaaatatatatatatatatatatatattctgacAAATTCCTCTTGTGATGTGTATTGTTGAACTTAAAGCAATtctgcccaaaaaaaaaaaagaaaaagaaaaaaaaaattatatatatatatatatacaaacatgCAAT is a genomic window of Quercus lobata isolate SW786 chromosome 2, ValleyOak3.0 Primary Assembly, whole genome shotgun sequence containing:
- the LOC115956793 gene encoding probable receptor-like protein kinase At5g20050; translation: MEDKKANIVAVTTVISLIILIIVARVLLKLSKAFFLICGAGIAVILAVFAYLVIRRQYNRRRQLLESKLISEGRELRIEYSFLRKVAGVPTKFRYKELEEATDNFHSLLGQGASATVFKGILNDGTAVAVKRINGEERGEKEFRSEVAAIASVQHVNLLHLLGYCCVPGEPRFLVYEFIPNGSLDCWIFPRRGRHNRRGGCLSWDLRYRVAIDVAKALSYLHHDCRSRVLHLDVKPENILLDENYRAIVGDFGLSKLMGKDESRVVTNIRGTKGYLAPEWLLEQGISEKCDIYSYGMVLLEMIGGRRNICLVENGKDKSERKWIYFPKIVNEKLGEGKLMEVVDPRLVHGGGIDEGEVRRLVYVALWCIQERARMRPSMARVVEMLEGRVAVDAPPDSKMIVVDLLSMDHEEQPDGRDRPKVAAIAPILVDSSCPTTSTCSFAMSVLSPR